In Neovison vison isolate M4711 chromosome 14, ASM_NN_V1, whole genome shotgun sequence, the following proteins share a genomic window:
- the NAT16 gene encoding LOW QUALITY PROTEIN: probable N-acetyltransferase 16 (The sequence of the model RefSeq protein was modified relative to this genomic sequence to represent the inferred CDS: inserted 5 bases in 4 codons; deleted 1 base in 1 codon) produces MKLEARCGAASSEVPKPENKATFRRAESGPEAKAKPLGANPRSRSRPDAKAKPLVSVVXTERDFEEVLAISGGISSDLDHYVPSHYHSRLRDPDGTVVLAKRVGPQIVLESVPLIDARETVLVEGLRVAPRERGKGVARQHLGVRVAQLTRDNQXGPRELKKYRPITQQVRRTRELSQGPTPTSPLLGDPGTYSEARLLLSPSAQRDELPXGTIIQDWQPYRPRESSPRPLAAKAWSXARGQPRVLTLCTRPFPISHGGDGTWRYLNISAFGSDDAQVQSQLLRHLQPQAPRLAGLIVMCRLFLAPQLWSQLADFCQAGRGLELVKGDTEQHLLEAAI; encoded by the exons ATGAAGTTGGAAGCCAGGTGTGGTGCAGCCAGCTCAGAGGTTCCTAAGCCTGAAAACAAGGCCACATTCAGAC GGGCTGAATCAGGGCCTGAGGCCAAGGCCAAGCCCTTGGGGGCCAACCCCAGGTCCAGATCGCGGCCTGACGCCAAGGCCAAGCCTTTGGTCTCCGTGG GCACAGAACGGGATTTTGAGGAGGTGCTGGCCATCTCGGGGGGCATCTCCAGT GACCTTGACCACTACGTTCCCAGCCACTACCACAGCCGGCTCCGGGATCCCGACGGCACCGTGGTGCTGGCCAAGC GCGTCGGCCCTCAGATCGTTCTGGAGTCGGTGCCCTTGATCGACGCCAGGGAGACCGTACTGGTGGAGGGGCTGCGCGTGGCGCCCAGGGAGCGCGGCAAGGGCGTAGCGCGACAGCACCTGGGGGTCAGGGTGGCACAGCTCACGCGGGACAACC CTGGGCCCCGGGAGCTGAAGAAATACCGCCCAATCACGCAGCAGGTGAGAAGGACCCGGGAGCTC AGCCAGGGCCCTACACCGACCTCGCCCCTCCTTGGGGATCCAGGCACATATTCAGAGGCACGCCTCCTGCTGTCGCCCTCCGCACAGCGCGACGAGCTTC GAGGGACCATTATCCAGGACTGGCAGCCCTACCGGCCGAGGGAAAGCAGCCCGCGCCCGCTGGCGGCCAAGGCCTGGAG GGCGCGTGGACAGCCCCGCGTGCTCACGCTGTGCACGCGCCCCTTTCCCATCTCGCATGGTGGTGACGGCACGTGGCGCTACCTCAACATCAGCGCCTTCGGCAGCGATGACGCGCAGGTGCAGAGCCAGCTTTTGCGGCATCTGCAGCCCCAGGCCCCGCGCCTCGCCGGCCTCATCGTCATGTGCCGGCTTTTCCTAGCGCCCCAGTTATGGTCACAGCTGGCTGACTTCTGCCAGGCCGGCCGGGGGCTCGAGCTGGTCAAGGGTGATACGGAGCAGCATCTGCTGGAGGCCGCCATCTAG